A DNA window from Amycolatopsis sp. DSM 110486 contains the following coding sequences:
- a CDS encoding Hsp20/alpha crystallin family protein, with protein MLIRTDPFAQFDRLTQQFFAGQPASSPRTMPMDAYRNGDEYVVQFDLPGVARESIDVSVERNVLTVKAERAAAFGEDARVQVSERSRGKVSRRLALGDTLDTDRVAAEYVDGVLTLRIPVAEKAQPRKITVGGEPQQLEN; from the coding sequence ATGTTGATCCGGACCGACCCGTTCGCCCAGTTCGACCGCCTGACCCAGCAGTTCTTCGCCGGCCAGCCCGCCAGCTCGCCGCGCACGATGCCGATGGACGCCTACCGCAACGGTGACGAGTACGTCGTGCAGTTCGACCTCCCGGGCGTGGCCCGCGAGTCGATCGACGTGAGCGTGGAGCGCAACGTGCTGACCGTGAAGGCCGAGCGCGCCGCCGCCTTCGGTGAGGACGCCCGCGTGCAGGTCTCCGAGCGTTCGCGCGGCAAGGTTTCGCGCCGCCTCGCCCTCGGTGACACCCTCGACACCGACCGCGTCGCCGCGGAGTACGTCGACGGTGTGCTGACCCTGCGCATCCCGGTGGCCGAGAAGGCCCAGCCGCGCAAGATCACCGTCGGTGGCGAGCCGCAGCAGCTCGAGAACTGA
- a CDS encoding ADP-ribosylglycohydrolase family protein, whose protein sequence is MSPRDRALAALTGLAVGDALGMPTQSMCRAEIRAAYGEIDGFRDAIADQPIAPGLPAGTITDDTEQALLLARLLVAGGGHVEPRVFADALLAWEADMIRRGSADLLGPSTKKALSLLENGVPPEEAGRGGTTNGAAMRVTPVGIATPVDDLTTLVDAVAETARVTHNTSLGLAAAAAVAAAVSAGVDGANRMDAFDLAEHAAALGAVRGHWSAGGSVAARIHWARDWVRGLRRTELDDAVADVIGTSVSAQESVVAAFALAEVLDPAEALTTAARLGGDTDTVAAICGALLGACGEEVPAELAETVVRVNGLDLGPLVDGLVTVRRTIS, encoded by the coding sequence ATGAGCCCCCGAGACCGCGCGCTCGCCGCGCTGACCGGACTGGCCGTGGGTGACGCACTCGGCATGCCGACGCAGTCGATGTGCCGCGCGGAGATCCGCGCCGCGTACGGCGAGATCGACGGTTTCCGTGATGCGATCGCCGACCAGCCCATCGCGCCCGGCCTGCCCGCGGGCACGATCACCGACGACACCGAGCAGGCCCTGCTGCTGGCGCGCCTGCTCGTGGCCGGCGGCGGCCACGTCGAGCCGCGCGTGTTCGCCGACGCGTTGCTGGCCTGGGAAGCCGACATGATCCGCCGCGGTTCGGCCGATCTGCTCGGGCCGTCGACGAAAAAAGCGTTGTCATTGCTGGAAAACGGCGTCCCCCCGGAAGAGGCCGGCCGCGGCGGCACGACCAACGGCGCCGCCATGCGCGTGACCCCGGTCGGCATCGCGACCCCGGTCGACGACCTGACCACGCTCGTCGACGCCGTGGCCGAGACCGCGCGCGTCACGCACAACACCTCCCTCGGCCTCGCCGCCGCGGCCGCCGTCGCCGCCGCGGTGTCGGCGGGTGTGGACGGAGCGAACCGCATGGACGCCTTCGACCTGGCCGAACACGCGGCCGCCCTCGGCGCGGTGCGAGGCCACTGGAGCGCGGGCGGCAGCGTCGCCGCGCGCATCCACTGGGCCCGCGACTGGGTGCGGGGCCTGCGACGCACGGAGCTGGACGACGCCGTGGCCGACGTGATCGGCACTTCCGTGTCCGCGCAGGAGTCCGTGGTCGCCGCGTTCGCGCTGGCCGAGGTGCTCGACCCGGCCGAAGCGCTGACGACGGCCGCGAGGCTGGGCGGCGACACCGACACCGTCGCCGCGATCTGCGGGGCGCTGCTCGGCGCGTGCGGCGAAGAGGTCCCCGCCGAGCTGGCCGAAACCGTGGTCAGGGTGAACGGTCTCGACCTCGGTCCGCTCGTCGACGGCCTCGTCACCGTGCGCAGGACCATCTCGTGA
- the dusB gene encoding tRNA dihydrouridine synthase DusB produces the protein MEDVTATLSKPALQIGPYQVDPPVVLAPMAGITNVAFRQLCAEYGAGIYVCEMITARAVVERHPGTMHMMTFGEHEKPRSMQLYGVDPKTMREAVKIITGEGLADHIDSNFGCPVAKVTRKGGGAALPFKRKLFADIVRESAAAAAEAGVPFTVKFRVGIDDDHRTFLDAGRIAEAEGAAAVSLHARTAAQRYSGQADWSKIAELKHAVTSIPVLGNGDIFSAADALRMVDETGCDGVVVGRGCLGRPWLFGELEAAFAGREIPAGPNLGEVARVLRRHAELLVAHDGATKALRDLRKHMAWYFMGFAVGAELRRGFAMVSSLDELDDLIARLDFDAPFPENADGPRGRQGSPGKVTLPHGWLNDPDDDCVPEAEDMHSGG, from the coding sequence ATGGAGGACGTGACCGCCACCTTGAGCAAGCCCGCCCTGCAGATCGGCCCCTACCAGGTCGATCCGCCGGTCGTGTTGGCGCCGATGGCGGGGATCACGAACGTCGCGTTCCGGCAGTTGTGCGCGGAGTACGGGGCGGGCATCTACGTGTGCGAGATGATCACCGCGCGGGCCGTCGTGGAGCGGCACCCCGGGACGATGCACATGATGACCTTCGGCGAGCACGAGAAGCCCAGGTCCATGCAGCTTTACGGCGTGGATCCGAAGACGATGCGCGAGGCCGTGAAGATCATCACCGGTGAGGGGCTCGCGGACCACATCGACTCGAACTTCGGGTGTCCCGTCGCGAAGGTGACGCGCAAGGGCGGCGGGGCGGCGCTGCCGTTCAAGCGGAAGCTGTTCGCGGACATCGTGCGCGAATCGGCCGCGGCGGCTGCCGAGGCGGGGGTGCCGTTCACGGTCAAGTTCCGCGTGGGCATCGACGACGACCATCGCACGTTCCTCGACGCCGGGCGCATCGCCGAGGCCGAGGGCGCGGCGGCGGTCAGCCTGCACGCGCGTACGGCCGCGCAGCGCTACTCCGGCCAGGCCGACTGGTCGAAGATCGCCGAGCTCAAGCACGCCGTGACCAGCATTCCCGTGCTGGGCAACGGTGACATCTTCTCCGCCGCCGACGCGCTGCGCATGGTCGACGAGACCGGCTGCGACGGTGTGGTCGTCGGCCGCGGGTGCCTCGGGCGGCCGTGGCTGTTCGGGGAGCTGGAGGCGGCGTTCGCGGGGCGCGAGATCCCGGCCGGGCCGAACCTGGGCGAGGTCGCACGGGTGCTGCGCCGGCACGCGGAGCTGCTGGTGGCGCACGACGGGGCGACCAAGGCGTTGCGTGATCTGCGCAAGCACATGGCGTGGTACTTCATGGGCTTCGCCGTGGGGGCCGAGCTGCGGCGCGGGTTCGCGATGGTGTCGAGCCTCGACGAGCTCGACGACCTCATCGCGCGCCTCGACTTCGACGCGCCGTTCCCGGAGAACGCCGATGGTCCCCGGGGGCGCCAGGGTTCGCCTGGCAAGGTGACGCTGCCGCACGGTTGGCTGAACGACCCGGATGACGACTGTGTGCCTGAGGCTGAGGACATGCATTCGGGCGGGTGA
- a CDS encoding PfkB family carbohydrate kinase, with the protein MSRLIHTGQVVVDLVLTVPRLPAPGGDVLATSTNLLPGGGFNVMAAAARSGAEVVYAGTHGTGSFGDLVRAALETEGITVAQEPTFSGDTGVVVALVDPSGERTFATGTGAEGRLRADQLARVAAAPDDLVYVTGYSLLHAANREALLRWLPDLPGSRVLFDPGPLVSELDPRTLGTLLSTVDIISCNAREAESLDVTALAESTTVIVRDGPAGCTIHHGGEITRVDGFPVTAVDTNGAGDTHCGVLAAELLRGADLPNAARRANAAAAMSVIRRGPATAPTCAELNEFWRNIDGDTGDFYRRIDQI; encoded by the coding sequence GTGAGCCGGTTGATCCACACAGGACAAGTCGTGGTCGACCTCGTCCTCACCGTGCCGCGGCTGCCGGCACCGGGCGGCGACGTGCTGGCGACGTCCACGAACCTGCTGCCCGGCGGCGGGTTCAACGTGATGGCCGCGGCCGCGCGCTCGGGCGCAGAGGTCGTCTACGCCGGCACGCACGGCACCGGCAGCTTCGGCGACCTCGTGCGCGCCGCGCTGGAGACCGAAGGCATCACGGTCGCGCAGGAGCCCACGTTCAGCGGCGACACCGGCGTCGTCGTGGCGCTCGTGGATCCCTCGGGCGAGCGGACGTTCGCCACCGGCACCGGCGCCGAGGGCCGGCTGCGCGCCGACCAGCTCGCGCGCGTCGCCGCCGCGCCCGACGACCTCGTCTACGTAACCGGCTACAGCCTCCTGCACGCCGCCAACCGCGAAGCCCTGCTGCGCTGGCTGCCGGACCTGCCGGGTTCGCGGGTGCTGTTCGACCCCGGCCCGCTGGTGTCCGAACTGGACCCGCGCACCCTCGGCACCCTGTTGTCCACGGTGGACATCATCAGCTGCAACGCCCGCGAGGCCGAGTCGCTCGACGTCACCGCGCTCGCCGAGAGCACGACCGTGATCGTCCGCGATGGCCCCGCCGGCTGCACGATCCACCACGGCGGCGAGATCACCCGGGTCGACGGCTTCCCCGTCACCGCGGTCGACACGAACGGCGCCGGTGACACCCACTGCGGCGTCCTGGCCGCCGAGCTCCTGCGCGGCGCCGACCTGCCGAACGCAGCTCGCCGCGCCAACGCCGCGGCCGCGATGTCCGTAATCCGACGCGGACCCGCCACCGCGCCAACATGCGCGGAACTGAACGAGTTCTGGCGGAATATTGACGGCGACACGGGCGACTTCTACCGTCGCATCGATCAAATATGA
- a CDS encoding zinc-binding dehydrogenase produces the protein MRVVTWQAVETLSLDEVDAPTCGPSDVVLSVGACGICGSDVHSYTEGMWIAPGVPLGHEYAGTVTAAGSAVAGLRVGDRVAVNPAAPCGSCPRCSEGRQNLCSGGSGHSGGFGDQVLVRNALVGQHLFVLPGDFPLEEASFLEPLSVAVRAVHHAAPPLDEPIVVFGLGTIGQCVVQVLLAAGARDVIVVDTSHRRLAAAVSAGAHEALNPSTDDVGASLFASRGTTSSPYQPRSGAIGAVFECSGAAPVLPLAFSLARAAAPIAAIALAAHPLSIPVDDLVQKELRLLGSFAYTPRDCQEAFELLVSRRVDVRPLISHRFALADITAAFEAQRDTGASIKVVVSP, from the coding sequence GTGCGCGTAGTCACTTGGCAGGCGGTTGAAACCTTGTCCCTCGACGAGGTCGACGCACCGACGTGCGGACCGTCCGATGTGGTCCTGTCTGTCGGGGCGTGCGGGATCTGCGGTTCGGATGTGCACTCCTACACCGAGGGCATGTGGATCGCGCCCGGCGTGCCGCTCGGGCACGAGTACGCGGGGACGGTGACCGCGGCGGGGTCTGCCGTGGCCGGCTTGCGCGTCGGCGACCGGGTCGCGGTGAATCCGGCGGCGCCGTGCGGGTCTTGTCCGCGGTGTTCGGAAGGCCGGCAGAACCTGTGCTCTGGCGGGTCAGGTCACTCCGGCGGGTTCGGGGACCAGGTGCTGGTGCGGAACGCCTTGGTGGGGCAGCACTTGTTCGTACTTCCTGGCGACTTTCCGTTGGAGGAGGCTTCTTTTCTGGAGCCGCTTTCGGTGGCCGTGCGGGCCGTGCACCACGCCGCGCCGCCGTTGGACGAGCCGATCGTGGTGTTCGGCTTGGGAACAATCGGACAATGCGTGGTGCAAGTCCTCCTCGCGGCAGGAGCCCGTGATGTGATCGTGGTGGATACTTCACATCGGCGCCTCGCGGCCGCCGTGTCCGCCGGGGCGCACGAGGCGTTGAACCCCTCGACGGACGATGTGGGCGCCTCCCTGTTCGCCTCGCGCGGCACGACTTCGTCGCCCTACCAACCTCGTTCGGGTGCGATCGGGGCGGTGTTCGAATGCTCCGGTGCTGCTCCTGTGTTGCCGCTGGCGTTCTCCCTGGCCCGCGCCGCCGCGCCGATCGCCGCGATCGCGCTCGCGGCTCACCCGTTGAGCATCCCGGTCGACGACCTGGTGCAGAAGGAGCTCCGCCTGCTCGGCAGCTTCGCCTACACCCCGCGCGACTGCCAGGAGGCGTTCGAGCTGCTCGTGTCGCGACGGGTGGACGTCCGGCCGCTCATCTCGCACCGCTTCGCGCTGGCGGACATCACGGCGGCGTTCGAGGCGCAGCGGGATACAGGGGCGTCGATCAAGGTGGTGGTATCGCCGTGA
- a CDS encoding SAM-dependent methyltransferase — protein sequence MSPNAAGADAVVYVDNDPVITAHGRALLEENELTRYVEGDIFDPRSILDNETVRTHLDWHQPIALSQIATLHHHKGERSAPAEVMREYIDALPRGSYVIISHLLDPESEDTAVMRELEQAVARGSLGGATWRTRTEIEELFDGLEMVDPGITELVRWWPDGPQLKPLTVAHRITAGGIGRKL from the coding sequence ATGTCGCCGAACGCCGCTGGTGCCGATGCGGTCGTCTACGTCGACAACGACCCCGTGATCACCGCCCACGGCCGCGCGCTGCTGGAGGAGAACGAGCTCACGCGCTACGTCGAGGGCGACATCTTCGACCCGCGCTCGATCCTCGACAACGAGACCGTGCGCACCCACCTCGACTGGCACCAGCCGATCGCGCTCTCGCAGATCGCGACGCTGCACCACCACAAAGGCGAGCGCAGCGCGCCGGCCGAGGTGATGCGCGAATACATCGACGCTCTGCCGCGCGGGTCCTACGTGATCATCTCCCACCTGCTCGACCCGGAATCCGAGGACACCGCGGTGATGCGCGAACTCGAACAGGCCGTCGCGCGCGGCTCGCTGGGCGGCGCGACGTGGCGCACGCGCACCGAAATCGAGGAGTTGTTCGACGGGCTGGAGATGGTTGATCCCGGCATCACCGAACTCGTGCGCTGGTGGCCGGACGGCCCGCAGCTCAAGCCGCTCACGGTCGCCCACCGGATCACCGCCGGCGGGATCGGGCGCAAGCTCTGA
- a CDS encoding cytosine permease, with translation MARTEQQAPETSTRLKVETHGINVIGDAERRGRPRDLFWPWFGANVSILGLSYGSFALGFGISFWQATIAGVIGIVFSFLLCGFIAVAGKRGSAPTMTLSRAAFGVRGNHLPSAISWILTVGWETVLTALATMATATVFERLGWGGGGTTKVIALIVVAGLTVLSGVMGFDLIMRLQPIITWITGVLTVVYVILVAGHVHWSAVSAVPAGSAQEFIGALVFLMTGFGLGWVNAAADYSRYLPRSSSGRGVIGWTTFGASVAPLVLLVFGLLLAGSSPELNSSIAADPIGALTTILPLWFLVPFAIVAVLGLVGGAVLDIYSSGLSLLSAGLRIPRYVAALIDGVIMIAGTVYIVFFGGTFLGQFQGFLTTLGVPVAAWCGVMLADVLLRRRDYAEADLYDRRGRYGDVRFGPITLIVVATAVGWGLVTNASASWLHWQGYLLAPFGLGGREGSWAFANLGVLVALALGFVVTLLVSRSRVRAQEAAA, from the coding sequence ATGGCCAGGACCGAACAACAGGCACCGGAAACAAGCACCCGGCTCAAGGTCGAGACACACGGCATCAACGTGATCGGCGACGCCGAGCGCCGGGGCCGGCCAAGGGATCTGTTCTGGCCGTGGTTCGGCGCCAACGTGTCGATCCTGGGGCTCAGCTACGGCTCGTTCGCGCTCGGGTTCGGGATCTCGTTCTGGCAGGCGACGATCGCCGGCGTGATAGGGATCGTGTTCTCGTTCCTGCTTTGCGGCTTCATCGCGGTGGCGGGCAAACGCGGCTCCGCGCCGACGATGACGCTCTCGCGCGCGGCGTTCGGCGTGCGCGGCAACCACCTGCCGTCGGCGATCTCGTGGATCCTCACCGTCGGCTGGGAGACGGTGCTGACCGCGCTCGCGACCATGGCCACCGCGACGGTGTTCGAGCGGCTCGGCTGGGGCGGCGGCGGCACGACGAAGGTGATCGCGCTGATCGTGGTCGCCGGGCTCACCGTGCTCAGCGGCGTGATGGGCTTCGACCTGATCATGCGGCTGCAGCCGATCATCACGTGGATCACCGGCGTGCTGACCGTGGTCTACGTGATCCTGGTGGCCGGCCACGTGCACTGGTCGGCGGTGAGCGCGGTGCCCGCCGGCTCGGCGCAGGAGTTCATCGGCGCGCTCGTGTTCCTGATGACGGGCTTCGGGCTCGGCTGGGTCAACGCGGCGGCCGACTACTCGCGCTACCTGCCGCGCTCGTCGTCCGGACGCGGCGTGATCGGCTGGACGACGTTCGGCGCGTCGGTGGCGCCGCTCGTGCTGCTGGTGTTCGGACTGCTGCTGGCAGGTTCGTCGCCGGAACTGAACTCGAGCATCGCGGCGGACCCGATCGGCGCGCTGACCACGATCCTGCCACTGTGGTTCCTGGTGCCGTTCGCGATCGTCGCCGTGCTCGGCCTGGTGGGCGGCGCCGTGCTGGACATCTACTCCTCAGGCCTGTCGCTGCTGTCCGCGGGCCTGCGGATCCCGCGCTACGTCGCGGCGCTGATCGACGGCGTGATCATGATCGCCGGCACCGTCTACATCGTCTTCTTCGGCGGCACTTTCCTCGGCCAGTTCCAGGGTTTCCTCACCACGCTCGGCGTACCCGTGGCCGCGTGGTGCGGCGTGATGCTCGCGGACGTGCTGCTGCGCCGCCGCGACTACGCCGAAGCCGACCTCTACGACCGCCGCGGCCGTTACGGCGACGTGCGCTTCGGGCCCATCACCCTGATCGTCGTCGCGACGGCCGTCGGCTGGGGTCTGGTCACCAACGCGTCGGCGAGCTGGCTGCACTGGCAGGGTTACCTGCTGGCGCCGTTCGGCCTCGGCGGCCGCGAGGGATCGTGGGCGTTCGCCAACCTCGGCGTGCTGGTGGCACTGGCGCTCGGTTTCGTGGTGACGCTGCTGGTCAGCCGCTCGCGCGTGCGCGCGCAGGAGGCCGCCGCATGA
- a CDS encoding TetR/AcrR family transcriptional regulator C-terminal domain-containing protein — translation MPIDVPDAVRTALTQLEQDGLDKLTVRRLAGELGVKAPALYWHFSSKRALLDHMTDAIVEPVLGRLPEKTVPWLEWLEEAGKALHTALLGHRDGPSIAIGADLSVARSLGEFAERAVEVLHRAGFPLADATRAAGVFVHFVLGRAVEDQTRPDETVQIPFPLMAQGLRDRQAAGATPADDFRYALGVVLAGLNATRPAAP, via the coding sequence ATGCCGATCGACGTGCCGGACGCGGTGCGCACCGCGTTGACCCAGTTGGAGCAGGACGGGCTCGACAAGCTCACCGTCCGGCGGCTCGCCGGCGAGCTCGGCGTCAAGGCGCCCGCGCTGTACTGGCACTTCAGCAGCAAACGCGCGCTGCTCGACCACATGACCGACGCGATCGTCGAGCCGGTCCTCGGCCGGCTGCCGGAAAAGACCGTGCCCTGGCTCGAGTGGCTGGAGGAAGCGGGCAAAGCGCTGCACACCGCGCTCCTCGGCCACCGCGACGGGCCCAGCATCGCGATCGGCGCCGACCTGAGTGTGGCCCGATCGCTGGGTGAGTTCGCGGAGCGCGCCGTCGAGGTCTTGCACCGGGCGGGGTTCCCGCTCGCCGACGCGACGCGGGCGGCGGGGGTGTTCGTCCACTTCGTCCTCGGCCGCGCGGTCGAGGACCAGACCAGGCCCGACGAAACCGTGCAGATCCCGTTTCCCTTGATGGCACAAGGCTTACGCGACCGCCAAGCCGCCGGTGCCACCCCGGCGGACGACTTCCGCTACGCGCTCGGCGTCGTCCTCGCCGGGCTGAACGCGACCCGCCCCGCGGCCCCCTGA
- a CDS encoding cysteine hydrolase family protein codes for MKPLLGVIDLQNIFGDPSSGWFTPGFASILPQVRRLVDAFGPRVAFTRFLAPEKPTGAWVKYYEQWPFALQPTDSRAYAVVDEFPVKSTVDAYTFGKWTPEMADLVGDGGLVLAGVSTDCCVLSTALAAADAGVPVTVVSDACAGVSDESHAQTLTILRLYGPLVEVRTTDEVLAH; via the coding sequence ATGAAGCCGCTGCTGGGGGTGATCGACCTGCAGAACATCTTCGGCGACCCGTCGAGCGGCTGGTTCACTCCGGGGTTCGCGTCGATCCTGCCTCAGGTGCGGCGGCTGGTGGACGCGTTCGGGCCGCGGGTGGCGTTCACGCGATTCCTGGCTCCGGAGAAGCCGACTGGGGCATGGGTGAAGTACTACGAACAGTGGCCGTTCGCCTTGCAGCCAACGGATTCGCGGGCGTACGCGGTGGTCGACGAGTTCCCCGTTAAGTCCACTGTGGACGCTTACACCTTCGGCAAGTGGACGCCCGAGATGGCCGACCTGGTCGGCGACGGCGGTCTCGTGCTCGCCGGCGTCTCCACGGACTGCTGCGTCCTCTCCACCGCCCTGGCCGCCGCCGACGCGGGCGTCCCGGTGACCGTGGTGTCCGACGCGTGCGCGGGAGTGTCGGACGAAAGCCACGCGCAGACGCTGACGATCCTGCGGCTGTACGGCCCGTTGGTCGAGGTCAGGACGACGGACGAGGTGCTGGCCCACTGA
- a CDS encoding GntR family transcriptional regulator, translated as MYVGGKKQKLVGDLAELIRSGRLAHGDQLPGEHQLAEQYQVSRGTVRSALVELQHQALISTHAGVGSFVTFDGVTLDQGIGWARALADSGAPVTTELLGITEVEDAELTRRFTTPKFVRVKRLRRDETGRGVSLEEATLPPVGSLAELRLVDSSITATLREAGLQPVGGDQWITAQPLDAASAALLGRPAGELFLKATRTSLDVDARLVEHVVSLLDPARFSFHLSFGRR; from the coding sequence ATGTACGTGGGCGGAAAGAAACAGAAGCTCGTCGGCGACCTCGCCGAGCTCATCCGCTCGGGCCGGCTCGCCCACGGGGACCAGCTGCCGGGTGAGCACCAGCTCGCCGAGCAGTACCAGGTCAGCCGCGGGACTGTGCGCAGCGCGCTGGTGGAATTGCAACATCAAGCGCTCATTTCCACCCACGCCGGCGTGGGGTCGTTCGTGACGTTCGACGGGGTCACGCTCGACCAGGGCATCGGCTGGGCCCGCGCGCTCGCCGACTCCGGCGCGCCCGTGACCACCGAGCTGCTCGGTATCACCGAGGTCGAGGACGCCGAACTCACCCGCCGGTTCACCACGCCGAAGTTCGTGCGCGTGAAACGGCTGCGCCGCGACGAGACCGGCCGCGGCGTCTCCCTCGAAGAAGCCACCCTTCCGCCCGTCGGCTCGCTGGCCGAGCTGCGCCTGGTCGACAGCTCCATCACGGCCACCCTGCGCGAAGCCGGCCTGCAGCCCGTCGGCGGCGACCAGTGGATCACCGCCCAGCCGCTCGACGCCGCTTCGGCCGCGCTGCTCGGCCGCCCGGCCGGAGAGCTGTTCCTCAAGGCCACGCGCACGTCGCTCGACGTGGATGCCCGCCTCGTCGAGCACGTCGTGAGCCTGCTCGATCCCGCGCGCTTCAGCTTCCACCTCTCCTTCGGCCGACGATGA
- a CDS encoding FAD-dependent monooxygenase has product MDADVVIVGAGPVGLFLAAEVQLGGGRAVVLERLTEPSRDRKARGIGPLATEALWRRGLGPHLSAADPDGARDFTRDHGTELGHFANIHKLAPDPLRRGTRIWQPDLERLLTTHAESLGARILRGHDVVALEPGADSVTVLTHTSTGEHRLRAHYLVGCDGAHSRVRKLTPFAFPGTPPLLRTIAGAATFTGPVPAPGRYPTGTFLHGGSLAGVTELAGSATVTPVAPSGTTTPAAGGGLVTFTTSTGDCRPAAPAGWAREDTPFTPATVPSDAAPVTSANSAGEGHHAIPADNRGPVTPAELAAAIHRVTGADVTVDDVREPRDFTDQARQADTYRHGRILLAGDAAHVHSPSGGQGLNLGLLDAMNLGWKLAAVIRGAAPESLLDTYTRERHPAAAAVLHNTRAQSALLAPGPHVDALRDIVSDLMEIPAANRYFSALLSGVDHRYELPYPATEPVGLHSPDLDLVDDHGVHSKLHEHLCSGRGLLLLTPETQAFANYATNRVEILPVTNIGPHLLRPDGIIAWAEGDSESLQLALDTWFPAP; this is encoded by the coding sequence ATGGACGCAGACGTCGTCATCGTCGGAGCCGGCCCCGTCGGCCTCTTCCTCGCCGCCGAGGTCCAGCTGGGCGGCGGCCGCGCCGTGGTGCTGGAACGCCTCACCGAACCCTCGCGTGATCGCAAGGCCCGCGGCATCGGCCCCCTGGCCACCGAAGCCCTCTGGCGCCGCGGCCTCGGCCCCCACCTGTCGGCCGCGGACCCCGACGGCGCCCGCGACTTCACTCGCGACCACGGCACCGAGCTGGGCCACTTCGCGAACATCCACAAACTCGCCCCAGACCCACTCCGCCGCGGCACGCGCATCTGGCAGCCCGACCTGGAACGCCTCCTCACCACCCACGCCGAATCCCTCGGCGCACGGATCCTCCGAGGTCACGACGTCGTCGCCCTGGAACCCGGTGCCGACAGCGTCACCGTCCTCACCCACACGTCCACCGGCGAACACCGTCTGCGCGCCCACTACCTAGTCGGGTGCGACGGCGCACACAGCCGCGTCCGAAAGCTCACACCCTTCGCCTTCCCCGGCACGCCACCCCTCCTCCGCACCATCGCCGGCGCCGCCACATTCACCGGCCCCGTCCCAGCCCCCGGCCGCTACCCCACCGGCACCTTCCTCCACGGCGGCTCCCTCGCCGGTGTCACGGAACTCGCCGGCTCCGCCACTGTCACCCCTGTCGCGCCGTCCGGCACCACCACCCCGGCGGCGGGCGGTGGCCTGGTCACCTTCACCACCTCGACCGGCGATTGCCGCCCAGCAGCTCCCGCCGGATGGGCCAGAGAGGACACTCCATTCACACCGGCGACCGTGCCGAGTGATGCCGCCCCGGTGACCTCGGCCAATTCGGCCGGCGAAGGCCACCACGCCATCCCGGCCGACAACCGTGGCCCGGTCACTCCCGCCGAGTTGGCCGCCGCCATCCATCGCGTCACCGGCGCCGACGTCACCGTCGACGACGTCCGCGAACCCCGCGACTTCACCGACCAGGCCCGCCAAGCCGACACCTACCGCCACGGCCGAATCCTGCTGGCCGGCGACGCCGCCCACGTGCACTCGCCCAGCGGCGGCCAAGGCCTGAACCTTGGCCTGCTCGACGCGATGAACCTGGGCTGGAAACTCGCCGCCGTAATCCGCGGCGCCGCGCCCGAGTCACTCCTCGACACCTACACCCGCGAACGCCACCCCGCCGCGGCGGCAGTCCTGCACAACACCCGCGCGCAGTCGGCCCTCCTGGCCCCCGGTCCCCACGTCGACGCCCTGCGCGACATCGTCAGCGACCTCATGGAAATCCCCGCAGCGAACCGGTATTTCAGCGCTCTACTGTCCGGTGTGGACCATCGTTACGAGCTGCCGTACCCCGCCACCGAACCCGTCGGCCTCCACTCGCCCGACCTGGACCTCGTCGACGACCACGGCGTCCACTCCAAACTGCACGAACACCTGTGCTCCGGCCGTGGCCTGCTCCTGCTCACGCCCGAGACTCAAGCTTTCGCGAATTATGCGACAAACCGTGTTGAAATCCTCCCAGTGACCAACATCGGCCCGCACCTCCTCCGCCCCGACGGCATCATCGCCTGGGCAGAAGGGGACAGCGAGTCGTTGCAACTCGCACTCGATACGTGGTTTCCAGCACCATGA